In Chelonia mydas isolate rCheMyd1 chromosome 10, rCheMyd1.pri.v2, whole genome shotgun sequence, a single window of DNA contains:
- the SDR42E2 gene encoding putative short-chain dehydrogenase/reductase family 42E member 2, protein MEQFSTWEKKCFVCLVVENRISCCRRDPKHISNGVVPPWSQTSDCNLNRHAGALSKRSMNTVVTGGGGYFGYNLGCALAKLGASVVLLDTQEPIWEIPNGVVFIQADVRDYDVLFAVCEGADCVFHAAAYGMSGLEQLQKEKIESINVGGTKLIIEVCKQQNIPRLIYTSTVNVVFGGNPIEDGDEETVPYFPLEKHIDHYSKTKSIADQMVLAANGTPVAGGDKLRTCVLRSPGIYGPGEQRHLPRVAVNIQKGLFRFKFGDPSTKMNWVHVQNLVKAHILAAVALTSERNYIASGQAYYINDGKNVNLFEWITPLFEKLGCSPPWIRIPTCFVYVAATAMEYLHLALKPVIEFTPLLTRNEVQNIAVTHTFRIDKAHNQLGYYPKKFSFADSVDHFIKTRPENQNHHIFLKVILSLIGSFLSLIFLSFTLQDLSIMHFFKENQH, encoded by the exons ATGGAGCAATTTTCAacatgggaaaaaaaatgttttgtgtgtCTGGTGGTAGAAAATCGTATCTCATGTTGTAGACGTGACCCAAAACATATATCTAATGGGGTAGTGCCCCCCTGGAGCCAAACATCTGACTGTAATCTGAACCGACATGCTGGAGCACTGAGTAAAAGAAGCATGAACACAGTGGTGACAGGAGGTGGAGGCTATTTTGGATATAATCTGGGGTGTGCTCTTGCCAAATTAGGAGCCTCGGTTGTTTTGTTAGATACACAAGAGCCCATTTGGGAAATTCCTAATGGAGTAGTGTTTATCCAG GCTGATGTGAGGGATTATGATGTCCTATTTGCAGTTTGTGAAGGGGCTGACTGTGTGTTTCATGCAGCTGCATATGGAATGTCAGGACTAGAGCAA ctacaaaaagaaaagattgAATCTATAAATGTTGGTGGGACAAAACTCATAATTGAAG TCTGCAAACAACAGAACATCCCCAGACTGATATATACTAGTACAGTGAATGTGGTGTTTGGAGGGAATCCCATTGAAGATGGCGATGAGGAAACTGTGCCATATTTTCCACTAGAAAAG CATATTGACCATTATTCCAAGACCAAATCAATTGCTGATCAAATGGTACTAGCAGCTAATGGAACTCCAGTAGCAG GAGGTGATAAGCTCCGTACATGTGTTCTTCGTTCACCAGGCATCTACGGACCAGGAGAGCAAAGACATCTGCCACGAGTAGca GTTAATATTCAGAAGGGGCTGTTTCGCTTCAAGTTTGGGGACCCTTCTACCAAAATGAACTGGGTTCATGTACAGAATCTTGTAAAAGCTCATATCCTGGCTGCCGTGGCTCTTACCTCTGAGAGGAACTATATAGct AGTGGTCAGGCATACTACATAAATGATGGCAAGAATGTCAACCTTTTTGAATGGATAACTCCACTA TTTGAAAAATTAGGTTGCAGTCCACCATGGATACGTATTCCTACTTGCTTCGTTTACGTAGcag CCACAGCAATGGAATATCTGCACTTGGCATTGAAACCAGTTATTGAATTTACACCTTTGCTGACCAGAAATGAG GTGCAGAACATTGCCGTGACTCACACATTCCGAATAGACAAGGCACATAACCAGCTAGGTTATTATCCAAAGAAGTTCTCATTTGCCGATTCTGTGGACCATTTTATCAAAACAAGACCAGAAAACCAGAATCATCACATCTTCCTTAAAGTCATACTTTCCTTAATTGGCAGCTTTCTAAGCTTgatatttctttcttttacatTGCAAGATCTTTCAATTATgcattttttcaaagaaaaccaACATTAA